The nucleotide sequence GGCTTAAGCACCTCAACCGTGAATAAATATATTGATATATTGATAATCATTGTGAACACTTATTCAGCAGGTGATAAACTTCCCGATTCAGTTAAATTTAATTATGAGAGAAATTATTATCAGGATATGCGAATTCTAGAAATTGATGAAGTTAAAAAATTGCTTCAGACTGCAAAAAAATATTATCCCGATTTTTATCCCTTACTTTTGACAGCAGTTTCAACTGGTATGTCTCGTGGAGAAATATTGGGTTTAACGTGGCAGGATATTCTGTGGGAAAATAAACAGATACAAGCAAGGAAAAGTCTTTATAAGGGTGCATTGGTAAAGCATAGGACTAGAAATTCAATCAGAAATATTGATATCTCTGAGGATTTAATTGTTGTTTTGAAAGAATGGCAAAACGATTGCGTTAAGGGTGAAAAAGATTTTGTATTCCCTAATTCTGAAGGCGAAGCACAGGATCCTGATAATATGATTAAACGCAGGTTTATTCCAACTGTTAAAAAGTCCGCCGTTCCGCCGATTCGATTTATCGACTTGAGAGATATTTATGCATCGCTGTTAATCAAGCAAAACTTGCCACTGATTTATATTCAAGAACAACTCGGTCATAGCTCGCCACAGGTGACAGCTGAAAGATATAAATTTTTGCTAGAGAAAAATCAGGTTAAAAACTTGAATATTTTAGATGGAGTTTTATAAAAACTATTTATATTTAATTACTTATTTGGCTAAGTTTATTGTAATATTGTCATATAATGTCTCAATTTTCCTAAGTAATTAAGGGTGTAGTGGATGAATAATAAACACAAACAATTTCAAATATACCTTAAAGGTAAAAATGAGACTTGGAGAGTCAAAGATTTTAAGCATTTTGGAAGCAAATGCGAAGTTACATTTACTAACGATAAAAAATTTACTTATAATGCTAGAAATGTTCGAATAGTTGAATCAGCATTAAATGCAAACAAATCGCGCAATTGCTTTGATTATCTAAAAGAAATTGCTGAAGCAATAGGGCTTAAGGCCGAAATTTATGGAGGAAAAGTTGTAAATATTTTATCTTACAACTATTCTAAAATTGACTTTGTAATGCCAGATAGTATGCTTGGGGCTTTTCTCGGCGGTAAAATTACTGAATCTTATATCCGTAATCCTATTGCTCTAACAGATGAAATATATCCTTTTGGATTTAACGCAAGTCAAAAAAGAGCAGTCGAAAATGCATTAACTAACAAACTTAGTATAATTGAAGGTCCGCCAGGAACAGGGAAAACTCAAACAATTTTAAATATTATTGCTAATGCTGTTATGAGAGGTGAGAGTGTTGCAGTTGTTTCAAGCAATAATTCAGCAACAAAAAACGTCCTTGATAAACTCAAGAAATATGATGTTGATTTTATCGCCGCTTATTTAGGAAACACTGTCAATAAAAAAGACTTTATCAATTCACAAAAATCACTACCAAATATCGCTGCTTGGAAGATTGAGCAAAAAGAAATTATTGCTTTACAGCAGATGCTAAAGTCACGTTATAGCACATTGCAGAAAAAGCTTATTCAGCAGAATGAACTCTCTGCTTTAAAACAAGAGTTGTCTTCTCTAGAATTGGAGCAAAAATATTTCACCCAATATTATGATAGTTTTGGGCCTCAACTAGAACCACAAGATATTCAAAAAATTCGCTCATCTCAAATAGCTTTAGAAATGTGGTTGTTATGTGAAGATTTTCAAGAATCAAAACAAAACGTAGGATTAATTAAACGTGTTTTGGAATTTCTAAAATTTTGGGATAGACGTAAACCATTGGTTAGAAAACTACTTAAACAGTATTCGAAAAATTTTCTTATTGCCGTGCTACAACAACGATTTTATGAGTTAAAAATAGCAGAAGTCACAAAGCAGATTGCAAACTTAACCACAGAACTTGAATCATTCGACTTCGATGCAAAAATGAATGAATATTCGGATCTTTCTGCCCAAATTTTTCGTGCAGTATTAGAGAAAAAATATTCAACTAAAAATCGAAAAATATATGAACTGAACGACCTTAAAAAAGAATCTAAATCTTTTATTGATGATTATCCTGTGATTTTAAGTACAACATATTCGCTTCGTTCTTGCTTATCAAATAATGTTATGTACGATTATGTTATTGTCGATGAATCTTCTCAAGTTGATTTATGCACTGGCGCACTCGCATTGTCTTGTGCGAAAAAAGCAGTTATTGTCGGAGATTTGAAACAGCTTCCTAATGTAGTAGATTCAAAATCAGCAGATGCTACAGATGCGATTTTTGAAAAATATAAATTGCCGGAAGTGTATCGGTATAAAAAACACAGTTTGCTCTCAGCTGTGACTACAATGTTTCCTGATGCACCAAATACTCTTTTAAAAGAACACTACCGATGCCATCCTAAAATTATAGAATTCTGTAATAAAAAATTCTATGATGATCAACTTATTGTGTTGACAGAGGCTAAGTCTAAGCGTTCACCACTCGTCTTGTATAAAACAAGAGAAGGCAATCACGCACGAAACAGAATTAATCAGCGACAAATTGATGTTATTAAAAGTGAAATTATTCCTCAACAAAAATTAAATACGGAAGATGGTTCTCTCGGAATAGTAACGCCATACCGGAACCAAACGAATGCTTTACAAAAGGCTTTTGAGGGCATGAATGTTAAGGCAGATACGGTAGACAAATTCCAAGGACAAGAAAATAAAGTTGTTATTCTATCAACAGTTGATAATGAGATT is from Candidatus Gastranaerophilales bacterium and encodes:
- a CDS encoding AAA domain-containing protein, giving the protein MNNKHKQFQIYLKGKNETWRVKDFKHFGSKCEVTFTNDKKFTYNARNVRIVESALNANKSRNCFDYLKEIAEAIGLKAEIYGGKVVNILSYNYSKIDFVMPDSMLGAFLGGKITESYIRNPIALTDEIYPFGFNASQKRAVENALTNKLSIIEGPPGTGKTQTILNIIANAVMRGESVAVVSSNNSATKNVLDKLKKYDVDFIAAYLGNTVNKKDFINSQKSLPNIAAWKIEQKEIIALQQMLKSRYSTLQKKLIQQNELSALKQELSSLELEQKYFTQYYDSFGPQLEPQDIQKIRSSQIALEMWLLCEDFQESKQNVGLIKRVLEFLKFWDRRKPLVRKLLKQYSKNFLIAVLQQRFYELKIAEVTKQIANLTTELESFDFDAKMNEYSDLSAQIFRAVLEKKYSTKNRKIYELNDLKKESKSFIDDYPVILSTTYSLRSCLSNNVMYDYVIVDESSQVDLCTGALALSCAKKAVIVGDLKQLPNVVDSKSADATDAIFEKYKLPEVYRYKKHSLLSAVTTMFPDAPNTLLKEHYRCHPKIIEFCNKKFYDDQLIVLTEAKSKRSPLVLYKTREGNHARNRINQRQIDVIKSEIIPQQKLNTEDGSLGIVTPYRNQTNALQKAFEGMNVKADTVDKFQGQENKVVILSTVDNEISEFTDNANRLNVAISRAVEQLIVVVNDDDSLKDTNVGDLVRYIEYNNFAIIDSKVYSVFDYLYKCYAKRRRKFLAKNKRVSKYDSENLMYSLIMNVLKEKGGNRFDVAVHVPLQMIVRDTSLMTPAEEKYAMNALTHVDFLIFDSIDKSPRLMIEVDGVKFHAEGSRQAERDALKNSILKKYDLPLLRFRTDGSDERQKLLKMFENFNKACR